In Electrophorus electricus isolate fEleEle1 chromosome 18, fEleEle1.pri, whole genome shotgun sequence, one genomic interval encodes:
- the ddx51 gene encoding ATP-dependent RNA helicase DDX51 — protein MALFMINRYLGEEEESTSSSVSRSQALLAKLQKRAKSKEQKSLPVEVAAKDTSAGRRDLVRSKRKLQCQEKEKKLHKKSRKEGIKCLDDVEDTTVPTELSGSPTNDQATKKTKKKDKKKTVTNEEEQYIGNDPSEESLEAVEKTEGNSGVKQGKTADAQPDQSNRVSGQGSSDSSFHILGGFEMKKAEKFQRFLPKWLAEPDVIQRDINSNLVPLSEMTCICPLLRKQLENKGIQNLFPVQAEVIPAILQSVNSGLFIGPGGYRPRDICVSAPTGSGKTLAFVIPVIQALLERVVCEVRALVVLPTKELAQQVYRVFCSYAERTSLKVVMAAGQKSFSAEQASLSETRGGVCRSLADIVVATPGRLVDHINKNENFSLQHLRFLIIDEADRMTDSMDQAWLSQVTKMVFKHERGSETSIFRRAEPGPITVASLSPPQMPLQKLLFSATLTQNPEKLQQLSLYQPRLFSSKHTSALSCTHTQDKFIFPQGLSEYYVPCTLSKKPLLILHFLLRLKFRPVLCFTNSREAAHRLYLLVKLYGGVEVAEFSSRLSSKERKESLKSFERGKIHLLISTDAAARGIDIQGVKCVINYDAPQFIRNYVHRVGRTARAGKSGVAFTFILGVQQERFEKMVQEAGSPGLQKHIVKPEILKEMESRYGEVLEKLGKIIREENARKRF, from the exons ATGGCTCTTTTCATGATAAATCG atatctgggtgaggaggaggaaagTACATCAAGCAGTGTGTCAAGATCCCAAGCCCTGCTGGCCAAGCTCCAGAAACGAGCCAAATCCAAAGAGCAGAAGAGTTTGCCAGTCGAAGTCGCTGCCAAGGACACCAGTGCAGGACGGAGGGACCTAGTAAGGAGCAAAAGGAAACTTCAATgtcaagaaaaagaaaaaaaactacacaagAAGAGCAGGAAAGAAGGCATCAAGTGTCTGGATGATGTCGAAGACACGACTGTCCCTACGGAACTCTCAGGGTCGCCTACAAATGACCAggcaacaaagaaaacaaagaaaaaagacaaaaagaaaactgttACAAATGAAGAGGAAcaatatatag GTAATGATCCATCTGAAGAGTCGCTTGAAGCTGTGGAGAAGACAGAGGGCAACAGTGGGGTGAAACAAGGCAAAACCGCAGATGCTCAGCCTGACCAGTCAAACAGGGTGTCTGGGCAGGGTTCGTCTGACAGCAGCTTCCACATCCTGGGTGGATTTGAGATGAAGAAAGCAGAGAAG TTCCAGAGATTTCTGCCTAAGTGGCTGGCTGAGCCGGATGTGATTCAGAGAGACATTAATAGTAACCTGGTCCCTCTCAGTGAAATGACATGCATCTGCCCCCTGCTGAGAAAGCAGCTGGAGAACAAAGGAATCCAGAACTTGTTCCCAG TTCAAGCTGAGGTGATCCCCGCCATCTTGCAGAGCGTGAATTCAGGGCTGTTCATTGGACCAGGTGGCTACAGGCCCCGGGATATCTGCGTATCAGCTCCTACAGGAAGTGGAAAGACGCTGGCCTTCGTTATACCTGTCATACAG GCGCTGTTGGAGCGAGTGGTGTGTGAAGTTCGCGCGCTGGTGGTGCTGCCCACCAAAGAGCTCGCTCAGCAG GTGTATAGAGTTTTCTGCTCCTACGCTGAAAGAACCAGCTTGAAGGTGGTCATGGCTGCGGGGCAGAAATCGTTCTCGGCAGAGCAGGCAAGCCTTTCAGAAACCAG AGGGGGCGTATGCCGCAGTCTTGCAGATATTGTTGTGGCAACACCAGGTCGCCTGGTGGACCAcatcaacaaaaatgaaaacttcAGCCTGCAGCATCTCCGCTTCTTG ATCATCGATGAGGCTGACCGAATGACCGACAGCATGGACCAGGCCTGGCTCAGTCAGGTGACCAAAATGGTCTTTAAGCATGAGAGAGGTTCAGAGACATCAATCTTCAGGAGGGCGGAGCCTGGCCCAATAACAGTGGCAAG tctgtctCCCCCTCAGATGCCGCTGCAGAAGCTGCTCTTCTCAGCCACTTTGACCCAGAACCCGGAGAAACTGCAGCAGCTCAGTCTTTATCAGCCTCGTCTGTTCAGCTCCAAGCACACCTCAGCActcagctgcacacacacacaagataaaTTCATCTTCCCCCAGGGCCTCTCG GAGTACTATGTCCCCTGCACTCTGAGCAAGAAACCTCTTCTCATCCTCCACTTCCTGCTCCGACTCAAGTTCAGGCCTGTCTTATGTTTCACAAACTCACGGGAGGCAGCGCACAG GCTTTACTTGTTGGTAAAGCTCTATGGAGGAGTGGAAGTTGCAGAATTTTCCTCCAGACTCAGTTCCAAGGAGAGGAAGGAAAGCCTGAAAAGCTTTGAACGAGGAAAGATTCATCT GCTAATTAGCACTGACGCTGCAGCCAGGGGCATCGATATACAAGGAGTTAAATGTGTCATTAACTACGATGCCCCTCAGTTCATCAGAAACTACGTCCACAG GGTGGGAAGAACAGCAAGAGCAGGAAAATCTGGAGTGGCTTTCACGTTCATTTTAGGAGTGCAG CAGGAGAGATTTGAGAAAATGGTGCAGGAGGCCGGCAGTCCTGGTCTACAGAAACATATTGTAAAACCGGAGATCCTCAAAGAAATGGAGAGCCGCTACGGAGAAGTATTAGAAAAGCTTGGTAAAATTATACGG GAGGAAAATGCACGGAAGCGTTTCTAA